Genomic window (Saccharothrix australiensis):
CCCTCTACGAGAGGGTCCTCGAGAGTCGCAGGCGTGTGCTGGGTGACGTGCACCCGGACACGCTCGGCTCCTCATGCGACCTTGCCCATGCGTGCTGGATAGTCGGTGACACGGGTCGTGCGATCCTGATCTGCAAGTCGATCCTCGTCGACTGCCGACGAGCACTTGGTCCGCATCACCCCACGAGCAACGCAGTCATCGCTCTTCTTAGCCACATTTCAGATGAGCCGAGCCCGAGGGAACCATGACAGCCAGACCCAGGCGCCTGGTCGCCGCCCGGAGTCGGGCGGGCCCTTCTCGAACAGCATCCGGAACACGCAGAACTGCACGCTTGGCTGCACGACAAAGCGCAACACATCAGCGACCGCATCGATCAACTGAGCCGGATAGTCGTGACCACGCGCCCGCGATGGTCGATCATCTCGCCCCACTGCCCGACAATCCTGCTGACCGGGAACGGTGGCGCCGGCTCATAGGGCACATCGCCGCGTATAGGGAACGCTGGAACGTGCCTGAAGCGTCGACGGCGCCGCTGGGATCGGAGGGGCGGGGAACCCAGAAAAGGGCCTATCGCTGGCTGGCGAAGGCTCTCCACGCGGTCGCGAACCAGCAGAGTGTGAGTGGGCACGTTGAAGTCGCCGAGCCCGGAACCGGTGTGACGGACCGCGCCGACATCAACCCAAGGACTATGAAAGTTCGTGCTATGCGAGTCCGCGAACGATCCGCTGAACGAGCGAGACGTTCCTCGGTTAACAAGTCCGCCAATGGGCCAAGTGTCAAGACCGTCAAAGATCGACCCAAGAAGACTCTTTGATCACTTCCGTCGACTTGCCCTCCTGCGTTTCACGCGCTTCGAGTGGTGGTTGGCGTAGTCGGGGACGGCGGCACCAATCGAACCGACTTCAGCATGGCTAAATCGTCTGCTTGCTCGAGCATGGACGAATCATTCTCGGCCTACTGCATGACAGATCTCCGCGTCCTCGCCGCGCACTGCGGCCCGCCGATGCGGATGGCAGGTACATTGAACTCGAAGACTTCAGTGTCAACTAAAAAATCGCAGGTAGTTATTGCCTTGGTGCGGCCTAGCCTTACTCGAGTGGGGGGACATGCTGCCGCCTTCAGGGGTGTGCAGGTGGCGCGGACCACCCCCGCTCGGGCGGGAAAGCCTCGGCCGCCGACGTCGCGGTGGCGCGGCCGAAACCCCCGCTGACGCGGGGAAGGTAGCGACTCGCGCACCCTGTCGGTGAGCGGCCAGACCACCCCCGCTCGCGTGGGGAGGACTTGATCTCGGCGGTCACCGTATTGGCGGGGTAGGGCCGCCGCCGCTCGCGCGGGACAGACAGGCCGCGCTGGACGCCGGGGAGCCCCCGGTCGGGACCACCCCCGCTCGCGCGGGGAAGACAACTACCCCGACACCAACACCGTGGTGCTCGACGGACCACCTCCGCTCGCGCGGGGAAGACGGCGTGTGGAAGGTGACCGGCCTCGGCAACGACGGACCACCCCGCTCGCGCGGGGAAGACTGGATGGTGTCGTGGGTGGGGGACTGCGTGGCCGGACTACCCCTGCTCGCGCGGGGAAGACACTTGCTGACGTGCAAGTTTACGCGCGCGGTAGCCGTTTTCATTCAACTTCGTGGACTGTGCGTCAGAGTCGCCGGCCGGGGCGGTTCGGGCGACTCCCAGGTTTTGAGGCTGCGGTGGGATCGATGTCGGCACATGCCGGTGAGACTGCAATGGACGGAGGCCGAGGGGCGACGGGAAGGCCGGGTTATGATCCACACGGTGTACGCGCCTTGGAGCCGGCGCAGATGGGGTTCGCTCCCGCCAACAGGCAGGGACGATCAGTTGGTCGGCTGCAGCTCTCGGCCAGGGGCGTATCGGCCGCCTGCTGGTGGCGTGGAGCCGAAGAAAATGTTGATCATCCTCATGGCTGTGGCTGTTGTGTTCGGCGCGCCCGCCGGCACGAGGCTGACTGCTTTCGGCCCACGTGCGTCCCAGTCGTTGCCGCCGTACCTCCTGAACGGCCGACTTTCACCTCGGTCGGCAGCGGCGATGACTTTCGGATGGAGCGTCTTGCCGCCGTTCGGAGTAACAAGCGCTACCCTTTGTCGGCACCTGCCGGAGGGTACCCCGACAGGCAGTGGGAGCTGATCGACCGGCTGCTTCCGGACCCTCCGTGGTCGGCCGGGCGCGGCGGGCGGCCGGAGGCCCACTGCCGTCGCCAGGTGGTGGACGCGGTCCTCTACGTGCTCGACAACGGCGTCAAGTGGAGGGCGCTGCCTGCTGCCGACTTCCCGCTCTGGTCGACCGTCTACCGCCGCTTCGCCGCCTGGGCCCTCGACATCGACAACCTCACCCGCGCGCTGCGCGACCGCGTCCGCCTGGCCGCAGGACGGACCGCCGCGCCGTCGGCCGCCGTGATCGACTCCCAGTCCATCCGCGCCGCGGAACCGTCGGGCGCGAGTCCCGCGGCTGGGACCACGCCAAGAAGGTCAACGGCCGCAAACGCCACATCGCTGTCGACACCCTCGGCCTTCTCCTCGCCGTCCCCGTCACACCGGCCTCACGACAGGACCGCGTCGCGGCCGTCCACCTGTTGCGCCGCGCCCACAGCGCAAGCCCGCGCCTGAGCCACCTCTGGGCCGACGGCGCCTACACCGGCGCCTTCACCATCACCGCCCAAGAGCAACACGGCGTCATCGTCGAGATCGTCCAACGTCCCGACGCCGCAACAGGATTCACCGTCCTCCGACGGCGGCGGGTGGTCGAGCGAACCCTGGCCTGGATCACCCGACACCGTCGTTGCGCCCGCGACCACGAACGCCACCTGATCCACCACACCGCATTCATTCACTGGGCAGCGATCCGGTTGATGAGCCTGCACCTCACCCGATGAGTTCAGCAACAGGCACTTAAGTAACTGCCGATGGCCCACTTTGTGGAGCCTGCGGTCGAGCTTGCTTATGTTGCACTGCGAGGCGTATGTCGTGCGGTACTACAGAATTCCGACCGCACCTGTTATCTCGGCACCCACGAGGTCGTCCCTGGTGAGGCCGGTGCCTGTCAGATCGGCATTGGTCAACCGAGTCTTTCCCAGGTGGACGCCCTTGAGATTGGCTCCTACCAGCTTGGCTCCGGAGAGATTCGCGTGCCTCAAGTCCGCAGATTGAAGGTCGGCTTCCGTGAGATCGGCAGCTTCCAGGTTGGCATCCGACAGGTCCGCGTGCTTCATCGAGGCCCGGCGGAGTTGGGCGCCGTTCATCCAGGCGCCGTTCAGTACGGTGTCGCTCAGTTCAGCCTCGTGGAGGACCGCGGCCCCGAAGCGGGCGAACTTCAGGGTGGCTCCCGACAGGCGTATTTTGCGGAGCGTGGCTCTACTGAAGTTGGCGTCCTCCAGGTCCGCCTTATAGGCGACGGAAGTGGACAGATCGGCGTCCGAGAAATCGGCGTCTTCGAGGTCGGCGTCCGTGAAGTACGATCCGAAGAGGTTCGCCCCGCCGAACAACGCATATATGCCGGTGGCATTCTGGAAGTTTGCCTCCCGTAGATCGGCGCCTGTGAACCGAGCGTGGTCGAGCGGTGCGTCGTGGAGGCTGATGCCGGCTATGCACGCACTGGGCAAGTCGATCACAGCGTTCCCACCGGACAGCGTTGTCCTGATCCAAGGAGTACGCGTCGATATCCGGATGGCGGCTTGGACGTCCGCACTCATCTTTATGTGACCAGCCGGGCACGGTGCCACAGGGGCGCGGGTATTGACCGACTCGATCAGTATCGCCGCGACGGTCGACCGGTGTTCCGTAGATTCTTCACCCAATGCCACGAGGGCGTGAATGCCGCCCAGGCGAAGATCAATCTTGTCCGACCCCAGCTGTTCGATCGCCTTGCTGAAGCGGTCGTTGCGTTGTCCGTCCTCGGCAAGGCGGACCTGGTCCTCTGTTGCCTTCGACTGCTTTTCGGTGGCGACGAGTGTTCGGCTGGTGAAAAACAGTCCGATGAGGACTGCGGCAACGCCGACAACACTGGGTGTCCTCGCTCAGCCGGGCCACTTGAACAGGCGTACGAACGCGCTGGGCTTACGCTTCGCCGTCATGCGTAGGCCAGTGCGACGATCGCGAGCGGCGAACCGGTGACGAGGTCTACATGGGTGTACGTTGTGAGCTGAACGTGGCATGGTCACGACGGAAAGTTAGCGCAGAAGCACCGAACTGACGGGTTCCCAGGCCCTGGGTCGGTAGTGGACGACGGCATCATCTGCTTCCACGAGGACGTCCTCCTCTTCCGCACCGCCCTGCACAAGACCGCGGGTGCGACCTCGGCGAGCGCGATCGGCCTCGGGCAGTTCCGTTCGACACGGTCCGCCGGCCATCTCGGTGACGACCGTGCCGACCGAACCCGGGCGGCATGACCTGCCACCGTTCATCCCGCTCACCCTCGCCCAGGCCCCGGTGACGACGCCGGGGCCTAAGCAAGGGCCCTCAAGCGCCGAGGCCGGTCCGGTCGTGGGGTCGCTGTGCGCTGGCTACGGAGGCCTATGCCTCGGTGTGCTGACCGCGCTCGGTGGAGCCGGGTCGCCTGGGTCGCCGACCCCCTGGCAGAAACCGCCACCTCGTAACGGCGCCCGGCCCAACCGGCGGTTCGGCTGGCGAGTCGCCCGTTCAGCCGTCATCTGAGCCGGTGGACTGGGGTGTCTACAGACGGCGATCCGCCGCTGGGAAACGGTGCTCGGCCGCTCGGCATCGCACCCGACCCAGCCTGGCAATCACGGCCGCCCGGTGCTCGCGTCCGCCTTCGTCGAACACCTCATGGGCCTGCCCGGCGGGTGGGTCACCGACCTCCCGCTGCCCCGCACCGCGCAGCTGCCGCGGCACTGGGCAACGGCGTGGCCCCCCCAGCAGGCCGCCCCTGCGGTGTCACTGCTGCTGGACGACCTCGCCGAGCTTCTCCACACCGACCACAGGCACCCCGCCGGCCGGGAGTTGTTCGCGGGATGACCGCACGACACCCCGTCGAGGGAGACGTGCCTGTGTCGCTTGGTCCCGCGGAACAGCGAGCAGAGGCGGTCAATAGCGTGGAGGAGGGTGAGCCGACGAGGGGTTCCACGAGTCGGAAGGTGCCCCGCTTGGGGCGTGAGCGTCGTGGGCAGGGCGCCGAGGCGGCGCGTGGGATGGGGAGCCGGCCACTGCTTCGGGGCCCAGGTGGAGACGCAACCCGTCTGTCCGCGCACACACTCCGTGCAACCAGGGTGTATCCTCCGGTGACGATCGGGACACGTTGGGGCCAACTTATGACGGTACCTCTGACGGACTGTGTGGAAACGGTGTATCGGCTCGACCGACGGGCGTTGACCGTTCACCGTTGGGTGACGGCCGCCCGGCGCTTGCTTCCAGGTTCATCGAACCCCAAGGAGGTGTCGGCGCGTGAAACTGTCCCTGTCACGACTTAACATGGTCTCCACATGAAAACACGGCCCCCTGCGCCAACAGGGAGCCGCGTGATGTCGTCCCCATCCCAACCGGACTGGCTCGCCACCAGAAGATCGTCAGGAGGAACGCCTGTGATTCTAAGTCCAGGCCGTCTGAAAGCGCCACAGGAACGCGGAATTCAGTCGTAGATCACTGGATCGGTTGGGCCTGCCCGGCTCAACCGATCCAGTCATCCGCCACCATCCTGTACAGCCACGTCAACTGGCTGTCGACCCCGACTGTCCAAACAGGCTCGTTCCTGCTTGGACTCCCCGTCGACTCCGGACAATCCGCAGCCGACGGCTTCCGATACCTGCTTCTCGGCCTGCGCCGTCCTCGTGGTGAGCGCAGTGCCGCTGTGCGCTAAGGACACCCACCTTGCCTCGACCGCGCTCTACGACCACGCCCAAGACCCTCTACCGCTTCGAGGGTGGCCTGGACCTGGTCGACTACCTCGTCTCCCTGACTCAGCACGACATCCACGAGAATCGCGAAGTCCGCATCGGAGAGGTGACCGGTCGCCTGGTGACCGGCCGCTTCGGCTCCGACCAGCCTGAGTGGGCACCGTTCATCCAGTCGATCACCGACGTCGCCGTCGACCTGCCGAGTGCCTTGCCGTTCGCGGTCCTGCTCGTGCCGATGCCGCCGTGGACCTACGCCATCGCGTGCGGCTCCGGTCACCACCTGCTGGACGACCAGATGATGGAACAGGGTTTCGGTCTGATGTTCGGGATCCGTCGCCTGGACCCCGACCGCTTGGGCACGCTCGCCCGAACGGCGCTGGACGCCACCGCCCGGCACGTCGAGACCTCGTTCCCGGGCGGGAGCGACATCGGCGGCTTCGACCTGGAGCGGTTCGGTGAGTTGGTCAACAGGGTGGGTGGTCTGGCAGACCTGTCCGGGCTCACCTACGACCGTGACAACGCGAAGCCCTGCCGGATCAAGACGTCAACCTCGCTGACCGTGCCGTTGGCACGCGACCCGAGGGATCTTCTCCGCGA
Coding sequences:
- a CDS encoding transposase, which produces MEGAACCRLPALVDRLPPLRRLGPRHRQPHPRAARPRPPGRRTDRRAVGRRDRLPVHPRRGTVGRESRGWDHAKKVNGRKRHIAVDTLGLLLAVPVTPASRQDRVAAVHLLRRAHSASPRLSHLWADGAYTGAFTITAQEQHGVIVEIVQRPDAATGFTVLRRRRVVERTLAWITRHRRCARDHERHLIHHTAFIHWAAIRLMSLHLTR
- a CDS encoding pentapeptide repeat-containing protein gives rise to the protein MSADVQAAIRISTRTPWIRTTLSGGNAVIDLPSACIAGISLHDAPLDHARFTGADLREANFQNATGIYALFGGANLFGSYFTDADLEDADFSDADLSTSVAYKADLEDANFSRATLRKIRLSGATLKFARFGAAVLHEAELSDTVLNGAWMNGAQLRRASMKHADLSDANLEAADLTEADLQSADLRHANLSGAKLVGANLKGVHLGKTRLTNADLTGTGLTRDDLVGAEITGAVGIL